CAGGGGGGAGATGTGTTACCATGGGTTATACTGTAAACACATGTAGGAACACCTGTATAATTACACACATACAAGACTTATACATTACATACAAACTCCAAATGTTTGGTGGGGTGTGACTTTCGTGAGTCTGTTTCAGGGTCACATGGTGGCAAGGGGGACGTACAGCGAACTCCAGCGCTCTGGGGTCGACTTCACCTCCCTCctgaagagggaagaggaggggccACAAGCCCCAGGGGCGGAGACTGAAAGCCGCTCGCCACGCAGCCGCACCCTCTCGCAGAATTCCGTGGtctcccacacctcctccatACGTTCTGTTAAAGATGGAACTGAACAGCTTCCGGTGGGTCCCGCCCACTTCCAATCCTTTGATACAGTCGCTAGGAGCATTTTCACCCTGTGTCCCTGATTATATTTTGTAGCAAAGCAGTGAGTGAAGAAAAAGTTACCTGTGTTTGCTCTTTTTGTCCACAAGAAGGCAGTGCGTACAAACCTTTAGTAGAAGTTTGCCAGACACAGCAAATTCCATCATACGTaatatctcagacagcactgaCACGATTTTGACGACACTTGGGTGAATgatgtcttgccatagagattCGGCATTTACACAATTTGGCCCAAGGCAGTATCTATAATAATAGACTGAAATTATTTAGTCACAGGCTATAACTCAATTTTcccgagagggagagggggggggggcatcattcGACAGTGTTTACTGTTGCCCTTGTAATTTCAGTAGAAGCTATGCAAGCCATAGCAAAGTACATGTTGTactttcctttaaaaaaaacaagttaaTTTGTATCTTGTTGACATGCTCAGATTCCCCAACACAGGGGTTGTGTAAGTTCTCAACTTCCCTCGTGCTTGAACCTCTGCAGAGTTTCTCCTACACAGAGTGCACAGAATGACTCACTTTGCACAGTTATCATGCATCATTTTATTTGCAGTGGCTTTAATGAATAGCCCCCATTAAATCCTATGATGTTTGTGTAATGCAGGCAGAGCCTGTCCAGACAGTAGTCGAGGAGAGCCGCTCGGAGGGGACCATCGGCGTCGGCCTCTATGTCAAGTACCTGAAGGCAGGCGCCAACATCCTGGTGTTGATAGGAGTTGTATTACTTCAGTTCCTAGCTCAGGTAATGACATCATAACCCCAGTACAACTACATGGTCAAAAACAGAAGTAGTAGTGCGTGCGGAAGAAACTCAATCTGATGACGACTTAAATGATATAGGTCTACTAACATGTGTTTTTGTGTGCAGGCAGCATACATTCTACAGGACTGGTGGCTGGCATATTGGTAAGACGTTTTAATTTCACTGTTCATTTCCAGTCATGCAACTGTCATGTTACCCTTTTAACATGCTGTGTTGGGACTGGCTCTGTCTCCTCTGTGATTGACAGGGCAGGAGAGCAGGAGAAGCTCAATGTTAACGGCACTGTGACCGTCCAAAATGGTGTCAACGTTACTGAAGAGCTGAGCCTGGATTTGTACCTCGGCATTTACGCAGGTGAGACACCGTGGAAACCCTACTCTGGAAATGGTTTTGCTTCTCCTAGAATAGTGTCATGCAGGTGCTTTCTTCCTCCATAAcccttgtgtgtctgtctgtgttacaaAATGTAACATCCTAAAATGGGAAATCTGTGTTTTCAGGTTTGACTGGAGCAACTCTCATCTTTGGCTTTGCCAGGAGTCTGTTGATGTTCAATGTGCTGGTGAAAGCTGCTCAGTCTCTGCACAACCGCATGTTCAACTCTATCCTCCGGACACCTGTACGCTTCTTTGACATTAACCCAATTGGTGAGCCATAAGCCATGCACAAACTGGAACATATAGGGAAAGAGGTTTTCTGTTGCCACAGTTTTATGTTGAGAGATGCTGTATTTGTGTTTACTTGAGGTCAGACATAATATATCTGTAGACAACGAAAGAAGTCTTTAAATTCCTGGTCTTGTCTCCTCTTGTGTCCCAGGAAGAGTCCTCAACCGCTTCTCTAAGGACATTGGCCAACTGGACGCGGCCTTACCTTGGACCTTTGTGGACTTCATTCAGGTGAGCCACGACACATGTTGGCCCTGCATTTTCACAAGGTATTTACTATTCCATCACCAGTtaacctcttccctctcctctggtTATTTCTTTGGGCCTGTTTTCCTGAGTAGATATTCCTGCAGATCATCGGTGTGGTCGCTGTAGCAGCCTCCGTCATCCCCTGGATCCTCATCCCATTGGTTCCTCTTGTCATCGTCTTTCTGTTCCTGAGACGCTACTTCCTGCAGACGTCACGAGATGTGAAGCGCCTGGAATCCACCAGTGAGTGCCAGTggctttttaaaaacttttttttgtgtgtgtgtgctgacagtAATCATGTGTCTCTCTGCAGCTCGGAGTCCAGTCTTTTCCCACCTGTCCTCGTCCCTCCAAGGTCTGTGGACGATCCGGGCCTTCAGAGCCGAGGAGAGATTCCAGAACACCTTTGACACTTATCAGGATCTTCACTCAGGTGGTTCTCCTTTCAATGCTGCCTTACTTCCATTTTGTTTGTACAAGTACATTGGGTAGAATGTATACGTGTTCTTAAATATAATTCTCAAACAGTCTCCGCTCTGTTCTATAGGAATAAAACTGAATCACTGTCTCTCGTTTGTCAGAATCCTGGTTCCTGTTCCTGGTCACCTCTCGCTGGTTTGCCGTCCGCCTGGATGGCATGTGCGCTGTCTTCGTCACCATCACCGCCTTCGGCTGCCTTCTGCTCCGAGACCGTAAGAGACAACGGCACACAGAGCCAACACAATTACAGTTAGCTGAAAGAGGCTATGAAAACTACAGCTTGTTGCCAGACCTAGAATATAAATGATTGATTGAGCATTGGGTCTAACTAGTGTCCTGTTTGTTTCTCTTCTGGCCTTGTTAGAGGTGGAGGCTGGATCTGTAGGCCTGGCGTTGTCCTACGCTGTGACTCTCATGGGGATGTTCCAGTGGGGGGTACGGCAGAGTGCTGAGGTGGAGAACATGGTGAGACAACCCAGATATGTGGAGGAACACCTGTATTTACAATCAATCCCTTCAGAGATGCTACATGCTTTACAAACTCACCAGAGAACTTAGTCTGTAAATATGTTGATTGAGATGTGTAACCCAGTTCTCAGAACTATTCGTGGTGACTCTGAAACTGCCTCCTGGTCTATTTGGCCTTTCATGCTGGTATTCGTGCCAGGATGGAATGTTCGTCCATAACAGCTCTTTCAAGAATCCAGCCTGAGGGTTTTCTGAAGCTTCTTAATGCCGCTCTCTATTGTGCTTTTAGTTCCACATTTTAACGTACTGCACAAGTACAGTggaatgcctttcttgcaagctctaaacccaacaatgcagtaatcaatgtaGTATTAAAAATAACAGAACAAAAACATGAGATATAGAAATAAGAACATGAGAAGTCAGTAAGATATATTCGGGGTCAGTTCCAGtcccatatttacaatgtgcaggtgTACTGAGGTGATAGGGGTGGGGTAACTAGGCATCAGGATGTATGATAAACAGGGTAGCAGCAGCTAATGTGAcgattgtgtgtatttgtgtgtatgtgtgcaaattgagtgtgtagagtcctgtgagtgagCATAGACTAAATTAATACAAGGGTAACTCAAATAGTccatgtagccattttgttaatTATTAGAAGTATTATGGCTtgtggatagaagctgttcaggagcctgttgctgtcagacttgatgcactggTACCGCTTACTGTGCAGAAGCagacagaacagtctatggcttgggtggctggaatctttaaTGATTTTCTTGGCCTTCCCTTCCTGGATGGTAGTGAGCTCACCCCCAATGCTGTACTGGGCTGCTTAGAGAAGCCATGCTAGTACAAAAGCCAGGGCTGTTTGACATGGTGCTTTATTCACTGTCCTCAGATGACGTCAGTGGAGAGGGTGGTGGAGTACACAGAGCTGGAGAGTGAAGCACCCTGGGAAACCCAGAAGCGTCCTCCTCCTGAGTGGCCAAGCCAAGGCCTCATCACCTTTGACCGGGTCAGCTTCTCCTATAGCTCAGATGGACCTGTGGTCCTGAAGGACATGAAGGCCATGTTCAGGCCCAAAGAGAAGGTTGGCATCGTGGGCAGGACAGGTGCGGGGAAAAGCTCCCTGGTATCGGCGCTCTTCCGCCTGGCAGAGCCAGAGGGCAGGATCTACATCGATGGAGTTCTGACCTCCGAGATCGGCCTTCATGACCTACGCCAGAAGATGTCCATCATACCTCAGGTAGCTACTGTTGGTGGGTCTTCTGTGGCTGCTCTGTCCCTTAGTCCTTCTGAATGTAGTAAAGGAAAGGCTTCTAGTTCAGATATGGCTCTGTTAGAGTTTAATACATGTTTCTGCTTGTGGCACCTCTGTTCTGCAGGACCCAGTGCTTTTCACAGGCACCATGAGGAAGAACCTGGACCCTTTCAGCCAGCACACAGACGAGGACCTGTGGAACGCTCTCCAAGAGGTACTGCTCCTCAGACTCCTATTGATGCAGATACAGTTTCGAGATATACTCTCACACATTTACATACAGGTTAATGGGCTTTTGGTGGCATCGGGGTCTTACTCCAGTAACTGTTTTCTCTCCAGGTCCAGCTGAAGTCTGTGGTGGAGGAGCTGCCCAATAAGATGGAGACGGTTCTGGCTGAGTCGGGCTCCAACTTCAGTGTGGGTCAGAGGCAGCTGGTCTGTCTGGCCCGAGCCGTCCTGAGGAAGAACCGCATCCTCATCATCGACGAGGCCACGGCCAACGTGGACCCCAGGTACAGagcttcctctctcacacacacgttgCCATGGAGGACCCTCCCGTCTGTCCTTTAGAGCTGAGCAGCTGACATGCTTTAATGCTGCGTTCATAGCCACGTGGGAAGGTGGTATTTACCACTTATGACTGTGAAAAATCCACTTGAAGgcccctccaactggtaattactagtggggAAATTTGTCTATCATTCCTGAGCTCTGATTTTTCTCACATGCTGACCTCTGACATCCCCTAGTAAGGAAATTCTCGATAAAAGCAGCATTTTTGGCAGTTAAATGAAACATTAAAACCAtactttaataaataaataaaaagcaacATACTAATATGGTTTTCAAACACTAATTTGTTTAAAATTAGTTTGATGCAGCCTATGGTCAATTAGCCACTCGTCTTTTCTCAATTAGTTGACTGCATCCAGCTGGTAATTACCaacttcccacttggttatgaatgcaACACAAGACTGGGAGTTATCAAGTAGTAGAGGAAAGTGAGCGTTTCTTCCTCCCAGCTGAGTGTGTCCTCGTCTGTCTGTCCTGGCTCTGTAGAACAGACGAGCTGATCCAGAAGACGATACGAGACAAATTCAGGGAATGCACCGTGCTCACCATCGCCCACCGCCTCAACACCATCATAGACAGCGACCGCATTCTGGTGAGAGCGCTCCACAGTTACACAATGATCACCCAACTGGGTACCTGTCTACTCTACAGTATTCtttgttttatatacagtaccgttcaaaagtttgggggtcatttagaaattattgaaagaaaagcaaaaacaattggtccatcaaattgatcagaaaaatacagtgtagacattgttaatgttgtaaatgtcttttgtagctggaaacggcagattgttTTCAATGGAAAATCTACGTAGGCTTACAGTGGCccaaaccatcactcctgtgttccaatggcatgttgttagctaatccaagtttatcattttagaaggttaattgatcattagaaagcccttttgcaagtatgttagcacagctgaaaactgttgtcctgactaaagaagcaataaactggcctttagactagttgagtatctggatttgtgtgtttgattacaggctcaaa
The genomic region above belongs to Oncorhynchus kisutch isolate 150728-3 linkage group LG16, Okis_V2, whole genome shotgun sequence and contains:
- the LOC109879423 gene encoding multidrug resistance-associated protein 4 isoform X2; this translates as MGKTTTGQIVNLLSNDVNKFDEVTIFLHFLWVGPLQAAAVLGLLWVEIGPSCLAGMAVLVILMPTQTMFGRLFSKFRSKTAALTDNRIRTMNEVVSGIRIIKMYAWEKPFSALVNEVRRKEISKIMSSSYLRGLNMASFFAASKIIVFITFTVYVLLGNTISASRVFVTVSLYSAVRLTVTLFFPSAVEKLSETRISVRRIKTFLLLDEIVKSNHGFLQEEKQEPSVEIQDLICYWDKSQDAPSLQNLSLTVKSEQLVAVIGPVGAGKSSLLSSILGELPHDKGVLKVKGQLTYASQQPWVFPGTIRSNILFGKELHPQKYEKVLRACALKRDMELLPDGDLTLIGDRGATLSGGQKARVNLARAVYQDADIYLLDDPLSAVDAEVGRHLFEQCICGILKNKPRILVTHQLQYLQAANQILVLKEGHMVARGTYSELQRSGVDFTSLLKREEEGPQAPGAETESRSPRSRTLSQNSVVSHTSSIRSVKDGTEQLPAEPVQTVVEESRSEGTIGVGLYVKYLKAGANILVLIGVVLLQFLAQAAYILQDWWLAYWAGEQEKLNVNGTVTVQNGVNVTEELSLDLYLGIYAGLTGATLIFGFARSLLMFNVLVKAAQSLHNRMFNSILRTPVRFFDINPIGRVLNRFSKDIGQLDAALPWTFVDFIQIFLQIIGVVAVAASVIPWILIPLVPLVIVFLFLRRYFLQTSRDVKRLESTTRSPVFSHLSSSLQGLWTIRAFRAEERFQNTFDTYQDLHSESWFLFLVTSRWFAVRLDGMCAVFVTITAFGCLLLRDQVEAGSVGLALSYAVTLMGMFQWGVRQSAEVENMMTSVERVVEYTELESEAPWETQKRPPPEWPSQGLITFDRVSFSYSSDGPVVLKDMKAMFRPKEKVGIVGRTGAGKSSLVSALFRLAEPEGRIYIDGVLTSEIGLHDLRQKMSIIPQDPVLFTGTMRKNLDPFSQHTDEDLWNALQEVQLKSVVEELPNKMETVLAESGSNFSVGQRQLVCLARAVLRKNRILIIDEATANVDPRTDELIQKTIRDKFRECTVLTIAHRLNTIIDSDRILVLDAGQIHAYDEPHTLLQNHDGIFFKMVQQTGRQEAVALLQSAKQAYNSRSRPSTTNGGVGADGNLVIFETAL